A stretch of DNA from Fimbriimonadaceae bacterium:
TCCCTTCGGAAGAGAGGGCCACGACTCGAGCGGAACGACTTGCTTCGAGGCATCGAGCATCTGGCCGGGAAACAGCGGGTGTTCAAACCCTGAAAACGACACGTAGTTCCCCGCGGGCACACCCGCGGCCTTCAGTTCGGCGACGTACGGGTCCTCGGGGTAACTCTGCGTCGCCGACAGAACCACCACCTTCTTCCCAGCCTTGGCGGCCGTGAGATAGATGGGCTCGGCAAGCAACGCGGCCGAGCTGAACCCCGATTGCGTTTCGAGCTGCGTGTGTTCCGACTTGGGAAGCAGAGGCACGCTGTTGCCGGTCACGCCGTTGACATCGCCCCAAGTGCCGGTGAAGATGGCCGCGTGTCCCACGGCCGTCTTGGAGGGAAAGGCCGCGATCATCGACTCCGCGTGCGCACCCTGGCCCATCATCCGCGCGACGTTTGGGAGCTTGCCCTCTTCGAGAAGCCGATCGACGACCCAATCTGCGGCGCCGTCCCAAGAGAGAATGACCGCCTTCTTTTGGGAGAACGCGACGGGCGCGAGGGCTGCGAGGACGGCCACTCCTGCGGCAAGACGTGGGAGGACACGTTTCATACCCCCCGTTTTACCGTCCCGGCCGCCGGCGGTATCTTCTTGGGATGGACAAGAGGGAAGTGACTCGGCGTGAAATCCTGCTGGGAGGAGCCACCGCGTGGGGCGCGGCCGCCCTCTCGCCACTCTCCTTAGCCCAAGCACGATCTCCAAAGCGCGCCCGCAACGTGATCTTCTGCGTTTCCGACGGCATGAGCGCAGGTGTCCCCACCATGGTCGACCACCTCTCGCTGACCAACCGCGGGCGCAACTCGTACTGGGGTTGGCTGATGCAGCAGCCGTTCGCGACCAACGGCCTCCAGGACACGCGCTCGCTGAACTCGCTCGTCACCGACTCCTCGGCCGCCAGCAGCGCGTGGGGAAGCGGGCGCCACATCTGGAACGGCCAGGTGAACATGTTCCCGGACGGCACAAAGCTGGCCACCCTGGCGCAGCTCCTGCACGACAAGGGCGTGCGCGTGGGTCTGGCAAGCACGGCGACCATCACCCATGCGACGCCCGCCGGTTTCGCCGTCAACTGCATGTCGCGGGACGATGAAGCCGCCATCGCGGAGCGCTATCTGGCAGACGAGGCGGTCGACGTCCTTCTGGGCGGCGGGGCGCGCTTCTTCGACGCGTCCTCGCGAAAGGACAAACGCGATCTCACGGGTGAGTTTGCCCGCCTCGGGTTCGAAGTGTGCAGGAGCCGTGGCGAACTCTTGTCGTCGACCAACCAACGGCTCCTTGGCTTGTTTGCCTCAGGACACGTTCCTTACACGGTTGACCGCCAGAACAGCCCGCAGCTCAACGCGACGGTCCCGACCCTTGCGGAAATGACGGGCATCGCGATCGACCGCCTGAGCTCGGGCTCGGACGGCTTCGTGCTGCAGGTCGAAGGGGCGCGGATCGACCATGGGGCCCACTCCAACGACCTCGCGGCGGCCCTTTACGACCAGATGGAGTTCGAGGAGGCCGTGAAGATCGCGGTCGACTTCGCCCAGAAGGACGGGCAGACGCTCGTCGTGGTGACCTCGGACCACGGAAACGGCAATCCGGGACTCAACGGCGCCGGTGCCGAGTACATCGACTCCACCGCGGGACTGCTGCTGGTCAACAACATGAGGGCCAGCTACGGGGAGCTCTTTGCGAAGATCCCACAGCGATTTACAGCAACTCAGTTGCAAGACGCGGTCAAAGAGTGGCTCGGCATCGAGTTGACGGCCGCCGAAGCCGACGCCGTTGTCGCCGCCGGCGGGGGCGCATCTCCCTTCAAGGAGTCCATCTTCTACAGGAGCCTCAACGCGACGCTCGCGGTGATCCTCGGCAACCACACCAAGGTGACATGGACAAGCACCAACCACACGT
This window harbors:
- a CDS encoding alkaline phosphatase, which codes for MDKREVTRREILLGGATAWGAAALSPLSLAQARSPKRARNVIFCVSDGMSAGVPTMVDHLSLTNRGRNSYWGWLMQQPFATNGLQDTRSLNSLVTDSSAASSAWGSGRHIWNGQVNMFPDGTKLATLAQLLHDKGVRVGLASTATITHATPAGFAVNCMSRDDEAAIAERYLADEAVDVLLGGGARFFDASSRKDKRDLTGEFARLGFEVCRSRGELLSSTNQRLLGLFASGHVPYTVDRQNSPQLNATVPTLAEMTGIAIDRLSSGSDGFVLQVEGARIDHGAHSNDLAAALYDQMEFEEAVKIAVDFAQKDGQTLVVVTSDHGNGNPGLNGAGAEYIDSTAGLLLVNNMRASYGELFAKIPQRFTATQLQDAVKEWLGIELTAAEADAVVAAGGGASPFKESIFYRSLNATLAVILGNHTKVTWTSTNHTSDHVLVTAIGPGREAFAGLTQNTSMFDIILAAKGLKHSNPTMTFEQAKPLYEKWKSGGDEWETAHWL